The following coding sequences lie in one Desulfurella amilsii genomic window:
- a CDS encoding DEAD/DEAH box helicase family protein: protein MYRLTINGIGEAYLRKTIRDTKNDVYVYVEFVNTISMAQAMAIGTKERQFGYIYDEENYMSSFVFSNERKYITKTQKVIFKDIVNKQFLQVAIYPANNEIYYVNKDYWKRNREVYEILASKSAIPFPKLDDKSLEDFIFHFIDHIHTVEVAEYNENGKNVIEDPNGMYVIINPISKESLLNYFNFTIGEPIAIKDFITQHSNILKKKVLSQLKPLFVKSRDFKQNQFEGLLRKPLPAQEAPILSLVKGLQSKKGLFVVGEMGVGKTFISIATVSLMKSKRTIILCPTLSCTPLSIQKFLISYSPSCPLLRASHINAHRCFIA from the coding sequence ATGTATAGATTAACAATAAATGGTATAGGGGAAGCATATTTAAGAAAAACAATTAGAGATACAAAAAATGATGTTTATGTCTATGTTGAGTTTGTAAATACCATTAGTATGGCGCAAGCTATGGCTATTGGCACCAAAGAGAGGCAATTTGGTTATATTTACGATGAAGAAAACTATATGTCTTCTTTTGTTTTTTCTAATGAACGAAAATATATAACCAAAACTCAAAAAGTAATTTTTAAAGACATAGTAAATAAACAATTTTTGCAGGTAGCAATTTACCCTGCGAATAATGAAATTTACTATGTTAATAAAGATTATTGGAAAAGAAATAGAGAGGTTTATGAAATTTTAGCGAGTAAATCCGCAATCCCTTTTCCAAAACTTGACGATAAGAGTTTAGAGGATTTTATATTTCATTTTATAGACCATATTCATACTGTAGAAGTTGCAGAATATAATGAAAATGGTAAAAATGTTATTGAAGATCCTAATGGAATGTATGTTATAATAAATCCGATATCCAAAGAAAGCTTATTAAATTATTTTAATTTCACTATCGGCGAGCCGATAGCAATAAAGGATTTTATAACACAGCATTCTAATATCCTTAAAAAGAAGGTTTTATCGCAATTAAAACCTCTGTTTGTAAAAAGCAGAGATTTTAAACAAAACCAATTTGAAGGTTTACTGCGTAAGCCTTTGCCAGCACAAGAGGCACCGATATTATCATTAGTTAAGGGCTTACAAAGTAAAAAAGGTTTGTTTGTGGTTGGAGAAATGGGTGTTGGAAAAACATTTATTTCAATTGCCACTGTAAGCCTTATGAAATCAAAAAGGACAATCATTCTTTGCCCTACTCTAAGCTGTACCCCTTTGTCAATACAAAAATTTTTAATTTCTTATTCCCCATCATGCCCATTGCTCCGTGCCAGCCATATAAACGCTCATAGGTGTTTTATAGCCTAG
- a CDS encoding ERF family protein, which produces MSENENGFVDFVKDFIELQKELNKIEFLKNKKGYNYHYTPLEDILPMVVGIATQHNIAILQSFDTNDNNIVVGELILSHISGYERKFVSRIPMANVGSGKDNPTQNVGATVSYLRRYMIMSVFGIATEDNDAETRQLPQQQSKPSQQPQQNKPQPQPQQPAKPLADVETFLKSLNLSYKTQGNMIKILSGYNETSKNKESLVKYGFRYNAQAKAWIMPIQEQEAS; this is translated from the coding sequence ATGAGTGAAAATGAAAATGGATTTGTGGATTTTGTAAAAGATTTTATTGAGTTACAAAAAGAACTTAATAAAATTGAATTTCTTAAGAATAAAAAGGGGTATAATTATCATTATACTCCACTAGAGGACATTTTGCCAATGGTAGTGGGGATTGCGACACAGCATAATATTGCCATATTGCAATCATTTGATACCAATGACAATAATATTGTCGTTGGTGAACTAATTCTTAGCCACATAAGTGGTTATGAAAGAAAGTTTGTTAGCCGTATACCAATGGCTAATGTTGGTAGTGGTAAGGATAATCCTACACAAAATGTAGGTGCAACAGTATCGTATTTAAGACGATATATGATTATGTCTGTTTTTGGCATTGCTACAGAGGACAACGATGCTGAAACAAGACAATTACCACAACAACAATCTAAACCATCACAACAGCCACAACAAAATAAACCACAACCACAACCACAACAGCCAGCTAAACCGTTGGCTGATGTGGAAACTTTTTTAAAATCCTTAAATCTCAGTTATAAGACTCAAGGGAATATGATAAAAATTCTTAGTGGTTATAACGAAACTTCTAAAAATAAAGAAAGCCTTGTAAAATATGGATTCAGGTATAATGCCCAAGCTAAAGCTTGGATTATGCCAATCCAAGAACAAGAAGCATCATAA
- a CDS encoding NERD domain-containing protein produces MIKEVVTEKLPIHSQKESEKNLGNREMYIGASDIVGCPRKAILSKFAPVDHSPETLIKFLRGHIAESVVENALKETKYLWATQYEVTHKELPFIKAHLDFIIYSRDYKKIFVVEVKSVNGLPDSPYGNWQNQLYFQMGLLKDKFPEAIVKGSIFAVDVNTGKYKEYNSFEYNEVIYKMLIEKAKEIWNSLNKLKETGAEEGLATEVSPLCAYCQFKQSCPNFTGDELSLPDEIKDEIVKFAELQEQEKEIKEQKEKIRDFVMNYLGGDNKYKFAFDGLKLEVYQMVSKRIDTNILKTDFQEIYNACLKENASIMFKVS; encoded by the coding sequence GTGATTAAAGAAGTTGTAACAGAGAAATTACCAATTCACTCTCAAAAAGAGAGTGAAAAAAATCTTGGAAATCGTGAGATGTATATTGGGGCATCTGATATCGTTGGTTGTCCCAGAAAGGCAATATTAAGTAAATTTGCTCCGGTGGATCATTCACCGGAAACATTAATAAAGTTTCTAAGAGGACATATAGCTGAGAGTGTTGTAGAAAATGCCCTTAAAGAAACTAAATATTTGTGGGCTACTCAATACGAAGTAACTCATAAAGAATTGCCTTTTATTAAAGCACATTTAGACTTTATAATTTACAGCAGAGATTATAAAAAAATCTTTGTTGTAGAGGTTAAAAGCGTAAATGGTTTGCCAGATAGTCCTTATGGAAATTGGCAAAATCAGCTATACTTCCAAATGGGGCTTTTAAAGGATAAGTTCCCAGAAGCTATTGTTAAAGGTTCCATATTTGCCGTTGATGTAAATACAGGTAAATATAAAGAGTATAACAGCTTTGAGTATAACGAAGTAATATATAAAATGCTTATTGAGAAAGCCAAAGAAATTTGGAATTCTCTTAATAAGCTTAAAGAAACAGGTGCAGAGGAAGGGCTTGCAACAGAAGTAAGTCCGCTTTGCGCTTATTGTCAATTTAAACAGTCTTGTCCTAATTTTACAGGCGATGAATTGTCGTTGCCAGATGAGATTAAAGATGAGATTGTGAAGTTTGCAGAGTTGCAGGAACAAGAAAAAGAAATAAAAGAACAAAAAGAAAAAATACGCGACTTTGTAATGAATTATCTCGGAGGAGATAATAAATATAAGTTTGCGTTTGATGGACTAAAATTAGAAGTCTATCAAATGGTATCAAAAAGAATTGATACCAATATATTGAAAACAGACTTCCAAGAAATATACAATGCTTGTTTAAAAGAAAACGCAAGCATTATGTTTAAAGTATCTTAA
- a CDS encoding DUF6094 domain-containing protein, with protein sequence MSRLGSRMNLGFYPTPQEELDKIFGKLEIEGQISVLDPCFGDARALKGFKEKFNAITYGVELHKERFNENKDIIDIAINGDALDGVGINKGCIDLLFLNPPYDNDFIASGYEIKQRLETRFLNKYSEILVDGGILIYIAPSLSILKDLDFLLNRYKLIGLYPVVNEDDGYNVSSWKQFIFIGKKKINRVNTVYKSAIQKILVEKQSFLEPIKIKIQHQEKIDKTAVKIFPLGISAEKMLEHSKDAFFTAFQAELLEKMVIKNLQPIAEPREGHLALLTASGLMNGDIDENISIKGMVEYQHSESIEEEEDDNGKVLKTTTKILSVPKVKINMLENSNILREIR encoded by the coding sequence ATGTCAAGATTAGGAAGTAGAATGAATTTAGGATTTTATCCAACACCACAAGAAGAGTTGGATAAAATATTTGGAAAATTAGAAATAGAGGGACAAATTAGTGTCCTTGACCCTTGCTTTGGAGACGCAAGGGCACTAAAAGGTTTTAAAGAAAAGTTTAATGCTATAACTTACGGCGTTGAACTTCACAAAGAGAGATTTAATGAAAACAAAGACATAATTGACATCGCTATTAATGGCGATGCTTTAGATGGCGTCGGGATTAATAAGGGTTGTATTGATTTGTTATTTCTCAATCCACCTTACGATAATGATTTTATCGCAAGTGGTTATGAAATAAAACAAAGATTAGAAACAAGATTTTTAAATAAGTATTCTGAAATCTTAGTAGATGGAGGAATACTTATTTATATTGCACCAAGTCTTTCAATATTGAAAGATTTAGATTTTCTACTTAACAGGTATAAGCTTATAGGTCTATATCCTGTTGTTAATGAAGATGACGGATATAACGTAAGTAGCTGGAAACAGTTTATTTTTATTGGCAAAAAGAAAATAAACAGAGTTAATACTGTTTATAAGTCTGCTATTCAAAAAATTCTTGTAGAAAAGCAATCTTTTCTTGAACCAATCAAAATTAAAATACAGCATCAAGAAAAGATTGATAAAACAGCAGTTAAAATTTTTCCTTTAGGTATTTCAGCAGAAAAAATGTTGGAACACTCAAAAGATGCTTTTTTTACCGCTTTTCAAGCTGAACTTCTTGAAAAGATGGTAATAAAAAACTTACAGCCTATTGCAGAACCAAGAGAGGGACATCTGGCATTGTTGACTGCATCAGGGTTGATGAATGGAGATATAGACGAAAATATCTCTATTAAGGGTATGGTAGAATACCAGCATAGTGAAAGTATAGAAGAGGAAGAGGACGATAACGGTAAAGTCTTGAAAACTACAACTAAAATTTTGTCTGTCCCAAAAGTAAAAATTAATATGCTTGAAAACTCAAACATATTAAGAGAAATCAGATAA